A portion of the Vreelandella subglaciescola genome contains these proteins:
- a CDS encoding heavy-metal-associated domain-containing protein, with the protein MKTLLRSDELNCPSCITKIEKALGRLGGVTNAKVHFATGRIEVEHDAEQVKAEQLLSAVREVGYEARISAF; encoded by the coding sequence ATGAAGACCCTACTGCGTAGCGATGAGCTGAACTGTCCTTCCTGCATTACCAAGATCGAGAAAGCGCTGGGCCGACTCGGGGGTGTGACTAATGCCAAGGTCCATTTCGCGACCGGACGCATCGAGGTCGAGCACGATGCCGAACAAGTCAAGGCTGAGCAGCTGCTTTCAGCCGTGCGTGAAGTCGGCTACGAGGCGCGCATCAGCGCATTCTGA
- a CDS encoding response regulator: protein MKILLVEDDKLLGDGIAAGIAQSGLVVDWALDGQQADAALAMGSYDAVVLDLGLPRLSGMELLRRVRARGQILPILILTARDAVEDRVAGLDAGADDYLGKPFDLAELQARLRALLRRSKGYAEPIISHGELRVDPASHSVSLSGGTVDLSAREFAILHTLLLNAGRVMSKAQIEEQLYGWGEEVESNAIEVFVHHLRRKLDRQLIRTIRGVGYMIEKPGP, encoded by the coding sequence ATGAAGATTCTCCTCGTTGAAGACGACAAATTACTCGGTGACGGAATTGCTGCTGGCATTGCCCAGTCAGGCCTGGTGGTTGACTGGGCGCTGGATGGGCAGCAAGCCGATGCTGCTCTCGCCATGGGTAGCTACGATGCTGTTGTGCTTGACCTCGGCCTACCGAGGCTGTCGGGCATGGAGCTTTTGAGACGGGTCCGGGCAAGAGGGCAGATCTTACCGATTCTGATCCTGACCGCTCGTGATGCCGTGGAGGACCGAGTCGCTGGCCTGGATGCGGGTGCCGATGATTATCTGGGAAAACCTTTTGATCTCGCTGAGTTGCAGGCACGGCTCCGGGCATTGCTGCGACGCTCCAAGGGGTATGCTGAACCGATCATCAGTCACGGGGAGCTCCGGGTCGATCCAGCCAGTCATTCGGTGTCTTTGTCTGGCGGCACTGTCGATCTCTCTGCACGTGAATTCGCCATTCTTCATACACTGTTGCTCAACGCAGGGCGAGTTATGTCAAAAGCACAAATCGAGGAGCAGCTGTACGGCTGGGGGGAGGAAGTAGAGAGCAATGCGATTGAAGTTTTCGTGCATCATTTGCGCCGAAAACTGGATCGGCAACTGATCCGCACTATCCGCGGTGTTGGGTACATGATTGAGAAGCCTGGGCCATGA
- a CDS encoding IS256 family transposase has translation MSKSTLHALSQPELEQDLLHETIRNGARKLIAEAVDAELAALLEQYADRKAPDGRQAVVRNGHLPQRHVQTGVGDVEVQVPKVRDRSGTGIRFNSTLLPPYLKRAKSLDELIPWLYLRGVSSGDFQEALSALVGDQAKGLSANTVSRLKARWQDEHKAWQRRDLSQKRYVYWWADGVYSNVRMDNKLCLLVIVGVTEHGHKELVAVEDGHRESEASWLELLESLKSQHLGVAPKLAVGDGALGFWKALTKAYPETRHQRCWVHKTANVLDKLPKALQPKVKSALHEIYLAETRDAAHTAFDSALKRFQDKYPKAMGCLKKDREELLAFYDFPAVHWIHLRTTNPIESTFATVRLRTKKSRGCGSRDTTLAMVFKLMQTAQKRWKRIKGFQLLELVVNNVEFQDGEAVEDQSDGNVA, from the coding sequence ATGTCAAAGTCTACCCTGCACGCTCTTTCACAACCAGAGTTGGAACAGGATCTATTGCACGAAACGATCCGTAATGGGGCCCGCAAGCTAATTGCTGAGGCTGTGGATGCCGAGCTGGCAGCGCTGCTTGAGCAGTATGCGGATCGTAAGGCACCGGACGGTCGTCAGGCTGTGGTTCGCAATGGCCACCTGCCTCAGCGTCACGTCCAGACCGGTGTTGGCGATGTCGAAGTGCAAGTACCCAAGGTCCGGGACCGCAGCGGGACCGGCATCCGTTTCAATAGCACGTTATTGCCGCCGTACCTGAAGCGGGCCAAGAGTCTGGATGAGCTGATCCCCTGGCTCTACCTGCGAGGCGTCTCGTCCGGAGACTTTCAGGAAGCCCTGAGCGCCTTGGTGGGCGATCAGGCCAAAGGTTTATCCGCCAATACGGTCTCCCGCTTGAAGGCCCGGTGGCAGGACGAGCACAAGGCTTGGCAGCGCCGGGATCTGAGCCAGAAGCGCTATGTCTACTGGTGGGCCGACGGCGTTTACAGCAACGTGCGTATGGACAACAAGCTGTGCTTGCTGGTCATCGTCGGTGTCACCGAGCATGGCCACAAGGAACTGGTCGCTGTTGAGGACGGACACCGGGAGTCCGAGGCGAGTTGGCTGGAACTGCTTGAGAGCCTGAAGAGCCAGCATTTGGGGGTCGCCCCGAAGCTGGCTGTGGGCGACGGTGCCTTGGGCTTTTGGAAGGCCCTGACCAAGGCCTACCCAGAGACCCGGCACCAGCGGTGCTGGGTGCATAAGACGGCCAATGTGCTCGATAAGCTTCCCAAGGCCCTGCAACCCAAGGTCAAGTCGGCTTTGCATGAGATCTACCTGGCCGAGACCCGGGACGCCGCCCACACGGCGTTTGACAGCGCACTGAAGCGTTTCCAGGACAAGTACCCGAAGGCCATGGGGTGCCTTAAAAAAGATCGGGAGGAGTTACTGGCCTTTTACGATTTTCCGGCGGTGCATTGGATTCATCTGCGCACCACCAACCCGATTGAGTCGACCTTTGCCACGGTGCGGCTAAGGACGAAGAAAAGCCGGGGCTGTGGGTCCAGAGACACCACCTTAGCGATGGTATTCAAGTTGATGCAAACCGCCCAGAAACGGTGGAAACGCATTAAGGGATTTCAGCTCCTGGAACTGGTCGTTAACAACGTCGAGTTCCAGGACGGAGAAGCAGTGGAGGATCAATCAGACGGGAACGTTGCCTGA
- a CDS encoding Crp/Fnr family transcriptional regulator, with translation MLAITTADFRYLLRTHSEVALNVLDAVARDLEAAQATICAISTLPVEARVARVLVRLADRLGEADDGGILIQSPLSQQDLAAMVATTAETVSRVISGLRRSGDIETGRQWIRIRIRTNLARLCISRIL, from the coding sequence GTGCTGGCGATCACGACCGCCGACTTCCGATATTTGCTGCGCACTCATTCCGAAGTGGCATTGAACGTCCTTGATGCTGTGGCCCGTGATCTCGAAGCGGCTCAAGCAACGATCTGCGCGATCAGCACTTTGCCTGTGGAGGCACGGGTCGCACGGGTGCTGGTGCGTCTCGCTGACCGGCTGGGGGAAGCTGACGATGGTGGCATTCTGATCCAGTCGCCGCTGTCGCAACAGGACCTCGCCGCCATGGTAGCAACCACCGCAGAGACCGTGAGTAGGGTCATTTCCGGGTTGCGGCGCAGCGGTGACATCGAAACCGGTCGACAGTGGATACGCATTCGCATTCGCACGAACCTGGCCCGCCTGTGCATTTCCCGCATTTTATGA
- a CDS encoding cyclic nucleotide-binding domain-containing protein, producing MIKRKRTTPLSDERVELGHCSTELRARILSDVPYFKGLAAPALDAVNYHFRAFNYPAGGAIYHEGEPAEALFLVAPGRVKLLQYSASGEEVLLDLLGQSDLFGGLTMLGQRCYP from the coding sequence ATGATTAAGCGAAAGCGCACGACACCGCTAAGTGATGAGCGCGTTGAGCTTGGCCACTGCTCGACCGAACTGCGCGCTCGGATCCTAAGTGACGTTCCCTATTTCAAAGGGTTAGCGGCACCGGCGCTCGACGCTGTGAACTACCACTTTCGTGCCTTCAACTACCCGGCCGGTGGGGCGATCTACCATGAGGGCGAGCCGGCCGAAGCGCTATTTCTGGTCGCCCCCGGCAGAGTCAAGCTGCTTCAGTACAGCGCCTCTGGGGAGGAGGTGCTGCTCGACCTGTTGGGGCAGAGCGACTTATTCGGTGGCCTGACCATGCTCGGTCAGCGCTGCTACCCCTAG
- a CDS encoding VIT1/CCC1 transporter family protein: protein MSHSEVHRSHRVGWLRAAVLGANDGIVSTASLIIGVAAASSAQEGILLAGLAGLVAGAMSMAAGEYVSVSSQSDTEKADLAIEKRSLEQDFESEKEELALIYEGRGLESALAKQVAEQLMAHDALGAHARDEIGISESVSAQPVQAAFSSAVTFTVGAALPLVAAWFVPGSQLISVVAVSSLVFLALLGGIAASAGGASIAIGAIRVTFWGALAMALTAGVGRIFGVVA, encoded by the coding sequence ATGAGTCATAGTGAAGTCCATCGGTCACATCGCGTAGGTTGGTTACGTGCCGCAGTACTCGGTGCGAACGACGGAATAGTTTCTACGGCAAGTCTTATTATTGGTGTAGCAGCTGCCAGCAGTGCTCAAGAAGGCATTCTTCTGGCAGGGCTTGCCGGTTTAGTGGCAGGCGCTATGTCTATGGCTGCGGGTGAGTACGTGTCCGTCAGCTCTCAGTCTGATACTGAAAAGGCGGATCTAGCCATTGAAAAACGGTCATTAGAACAAGATTTTGAGTCTGAAAAAGAGGAGCTCGCTTTAATATACGAAGGCAGAGGGCTTGAGTCGGCTCTGGCGAAGCAAGTTGCTGAGCAGCTAATGGCTCACGATGCACTTGGTGCACACGCCAGGGATGAAATAGGAATCTCGGAAAGTGTTAGCGCCCAGCCCGTTCAAGCGGCGTTCTCTTCGGCAGTCACTTTTACAGTTGGTGCAGCACTTCCGCTGGTGGCAGCGTGGTTTGTACCCGGTAGCCAACTTATTTCTGTTGTTGCGGTGTCCTCACTGGTGTTTCTCGCTCTTCTGGGCGGGATTGCTGCGAGTGCAGGTGGTGCTTCAATTGCTATCGGCGCAATCAGAGTCACATTTTGGGGTGCGCTCGCGATGGCACTTACGGCCGGAGTAGGTCGAATATTTGGCGTGGTTGCATAA
- a CDS encoding histidine kinase dimerization/phospho-acceptor domain-containing protein, protein MPDAHTPDLTITRTSLRWRLFAILAVSVLFAWIATAFFTYLDARSEIGTMLDARLVKTAERVSVQFASSEGLDSSKGLDSSENLKSLESTSSQQIPDYTDTILQVWLHDGTLLLNSSTAPEKRLGTQYGGFENASINGTQYRIYSHWDKAGLSNVRVGERYELRNALAESIATHLLHPLYFAVPALGILIWISVGAGLSPLSRFTGEVKQREPDKLEPLDITGTPREVLPLQDALNALFVRLQVLLDHERRFTADAAHELRTPLAAIKTQAQVAYAARDSSHREQALEKVISGTDRAVHLVEQL, encoded by the coding sequence TTGCCTGATGCCCATACACCAGATTTGACAATAACTCGAACATCATTACGCTGGCGTTTGTTTGCGATTCTTGCGGTATCGGTGCTGTTTGCCTGGATTGCCACGGCGTTCTTCACCTACCTTGATGCGCGTAGTGAAATTGGCACCATGCTCGATGCCCGTTTGGTGAAAACGGCTGAACGGGTATCCGTGCAGTTTGCAAGTTCAGAGGGTTTAGATAGTTCAAAGGGTTTAGATAGCTCAGAGAATTTAAAAAGTTTAGAGAGCACCAGCTCGCAACAGATTCCCGACTATACCGACACCATACTGCAGGTATGGCTGCATGACGGCACCTTACTTTTGAATTCAAGTACGGCTCCTGAAAAACGCTTAGGCACACAGTATGGCGGATTTGAAAACGCCTCCATCAATGGTACTCAATACCGTATCTATAGCCATTGGGACAAAGCCGGTCTTAGCAATGTGCGTGTTGGTGAGCGCTATGAACTACGCAACGCACTAGCCGAAAGCATAGCAACCCATCTGCTGCATCCTTTGTATTTTGCTGTTCCTGCACTGGGCATACTGATCTGGATATCTGTTGGTGCAGGGCTTTCGCCGCTTTCTCGCTTTACTGGTGAAGTAAAGCAGCGTGAGCCGGACAAGCTTGAACCGCTCGATATCACGGGTACTCCCCGTGAAGTTTTACCGCTGCAAGATGCCTTAAATGCTCTTTTTGTCCGCTTGCAGGTTTTACTTGACCACGAACGTCGCTTTACCGCGGATGCCGCCCACGAACTGCGCACACCGCTTGCCGCCATAAAAACACAGGCGCAGGTGGCCTATGCAGCGCGCGATTCGAGCCATCGGGAGCAGGCGTTGGAAAAGGTGATCAGTGGTACCGACCGTGCCGTTCATCTGGTTGAGCAATTGTGA
- a CDS encoding sensor histidine kinase, with translation MLSRIDPEKTPVNQQQIKLSAVVSERVALHAPVAIRKGVDLGFEANDEGLVLGDATLLGVLVRNLVDNAVRYTPSGGLVDVRIKRIGSEVLLQIVDTGPGIPEEERKGAVSRFYRVLGSGEEGSGLGLSIAERIAELHGASLTLEDGDTGEGLGGVNN, from the coding sequence GTGCTTTCGCGCATTGATCCAGAAAAAACGCCCGTTAATCAACAACAGATCAAACTTTCTGCCGTGGTAAGCGAGCGTGTCGCCTTGCATGCACCGGTGGCGATACGTAAGGGCGTAGACCTAGGCTTCGAGGCAAACGATGAAGGGCTGGTCCTTGGTGATGCAACCTTGCTGGGAGTTCTTGTGCGAAACCTTGTTGATAACGCGGTTCGTTACACGCCTAGCGGTGGGCTGGTTGATGTGCGAATTAAACGAATCGGCAGTGAGGTGTTGCTTCAGATTGTTGATACCGGGCCAGGAATTCCCGAGGAGGAGCGAAAGGGAGCGGTGTCGCGTTTTTATCGTGTGCTTGGCAGTGGTGAGGAAGGCAGCGGACTGGGACTATCGATTGCAGAGCGTATAGCGGAGCTGCATGGAGCATCTCTAACGCTTGAAGATGGTGACACGGGGGAAGGCCTAGGGGGCGTTAACAATTAG
- a CDS encoding ISL3 family transposase has product MDGTQIMTLGLGLEAPWILKDQHLDTAVSPHRLDLTVEAERGSLYSCPECGEACPAHDFTSKTWRHLNFFQHHCYLHARVPRTKCPTHGIKRIEVPWARPGSDFTLLFEQAAMALVREMPVLAAARLIEITDKRLWRIVHHYVGRMLEQLDLSQVKAVGLDETAAKRGHRYVTVFLDMQRKTEPVVFAVPGRGKATVEAFSEFLAAHQGDPQTVQEVVCDMSPAFLKGVEEHLPKAEVTVDWFHIVQIFTRALDEVRKRERREQEHPKHLRWAVLRNAESGNLTANQIAALQELMAASDVFVLSSAWEGFGLVVAEAMACERPVVATDCGGVREVVEDAGFLVPPRNAKALAEAMGRALRLSDDERENLGRAARQRVVERFSLEATAQRYLDVYRGDDLSDQQQLQGTK; this is encoded by the coding sequence ATGGACGGCACCCAGATTATGACCCTCGGCTTGGGCCTTGAAGCGCCTTGGATTCTCAAGGACCAGCACCTGGATACCGCCGTGTCACCCCATCGTTTGGACCTCACCGTCGAGGCAGAACGTGGCAGCCTCTATTCTTGCCCAGAGTGTGGTGAGGCTTGCCCGGCCCATGATTTCACCAGCAAGACCTGGCGGCACCTGAACTTCTTTCAACATCACTGCTACTTGCACGCCCGCGTGCCACGCACCAAGTGCCCCACGCACGGCATTAAGCGGATCGAGGTACCTTGGGCCCGCCCCGGTAGCGACTTCACCCTGTTGTTTGAACAGGCCGCCATGGCCCTGGTCAGGGAGATGCCGGTGCTCGCCGCCGCCCGGCTGATCGAGATCACCGACAAGCGGCTATGGCGCATTGTGCATCACTATGTCGGGCGCATGCTCGAGCAACTTGACCTCTCTCAGGTCAAGGCCGTTGGGCTTGATGAAACGGCGGCCAAACGCGGCCATCGCTACGTCACCGTATTCCTGGATATGCAACGCAAGACCGAGCCGGTTGTCTTTGCGGTACCCGGCCGAGGCAAGGCCACCGTCGAGGCCTTCAGCGAGTTCCTGGCCGCGCATCAGGGCGATCCCCAAACCGTGCAGGAGGTGGTCTGCGATATGTCACCGGCGTTTCTCAAAGGCGTGGAAGAGCACCTGCCCAAGGCCGAGGTCACCGTCGATTGGTTCCATATCGTGCAGATCTTCACGCGCGCCCTTGATGAGGTCAGAAAGCGTGAGCGGCGCGAGCAGGAACACCCTAAGCACCTACGCTGGGCCGTCCTGCGCAATGCAGAATCCGGCAACCTGACGGCTAACCAAATCGCCGCGCTGCAGGAACTGATGGCCGCCAGTGATGTTTTCGTGCTCTCCTCCGCCTGGGAAGGCTTCGGGCTGGTGGTGGCGGAAGCCATGGCCTGCGAGCGCCCGGTGGTGGCCACCGACTGCGGGGGCGTGCGGGAGGTGGTCGAAGATGCGGGCTTCCTGGTGCCGCCGCGGAATGCCAAGGCGCTGGCAGAGGCGATGGGGCGCGCCCTGCGTCTGTCGGATGACGAACGTGAGAACCTGGGCCGAGCGGCCCGTCAGCGGGTGGTGGAGCGCTTTTCTCTGGAGGCCACTGCACAACGCTACTTGGACGTGTACCGGGGCGATGACCTGAGCGATCAACAACAGCTGCAAGGAACTAAATGA
- a CDS encoding BON domain-containing protein: MSKYRGTQFLSIALVSLALLTACNKPPENFEGIQRTTSNAVNVADADVTKNVKNALLGDTALNGFDIAVTTLKGDVRLVGVVDTQSQIDIAIKLTQGADGFHTIYNELTIKK; the protein is encoded by the coding sequence ATGAGCAAATATCGTGGAACACAATTCTTGAGCATCGCCTTGGTCAGCCTTGCGTTGTTGACGGCTTGCAACAAGCCCCCCGAAAATTTCGAAGGTATACAGCGGACCACCTCGAACGCCGTCAACGTAGCTGATGCCGACGTGACAAAAAACGTCAAGAATGCTTTGCTGGGGGACACCGCGCTGAATGGCTTTGATATCGCCGTGACCACGCTGAAAGGTGATGTGCGTCTCGTTGGCGTCGTCGACACACAGAGCCAAATCGATATCGCCATAAAGCTCACTCAGGGGGCGGACGGCTTCCACACGATCTACAATGAGTTGACCATCAAGAAGTGA
- a CDS encoding heavy metal translocating P-type ATPase: MKFINTLSHWARQLRSPAHRRGTVALVAGLASLGGVASYFLGGPSWLTDALWLTAAAVAGTDIALRAFAALRAKAISIELLVTIAAVGAIFIGEYWESAAVTFLFVLGGYLEARTLARTRSALKDMLALAPTEVTVFREGSEINVAPHEVIPGETVVVRPGGRIGVDGAILSGRSAIDESAITGEPIPAEKQVGDKVFAGTVSHNGYLEIHAEGVGADTTLARIIQRVEEAQEAKAPTQRMIERFASWYTPMIIVLAIGAYVISKDVALALTLLVIGCPGALVISTPISIIAGIGRAARDGILIKGGEYLETAGRIKAVAFDKTGTLTEGRPEVMTITPLSGIPALPTITDEGSTGTRLLRWAALAESGSEHPLGRAVERALPESYVGPRADSFDTAPGGGISAGWQDRKVEIGRPDWIETRVEEWPAAAITALEDLHSRGETAAAIAVDGVVIGLLGFADRVRPDAVAALQALRKTGVKRLVMLTGDHAASAWRVARELGIDEVHAGLLPEQKLEAIKKIQRESGPTAMVGDGINDAPALAAADIGIAMGAAGTDVAIESADIALMADDLGKIPEAIGLARATLNNIRQNVVIALLTVTGLLAGVFANEVHMAGGMFIHQISVLVVVVNGMRLLRARPAGVQKAPPAAQQPARAV, translated from the coding sequence ATGAAATTTATCAATACATTGTCCCACTGGGCTCGCCAGTTGCGCTCACCAGCGCACCGGCGCGGCACAGTAGCCCTTGTGGCGGGTTTGGCGAGCCTCGGTGGCGTCGCCAGCTACTTTCTCGGTGGCCCTTCCTGGCTTACCGATGCGCTTTGGCTTACCGCTGCGGCCGTGGCCGGTACGGATATCGCACTGCGGGCGTTCGCCGCGTTGCGTGCAAAGGCGATCAGCATTGAATTGCTGGTTACGATTGCCGCCGTTGGCGCCATATTCATCGGCGAATACTGGGAATCTGCCGCAGTCACATTTTTGTTTGTGCTGGGCGGCTACCTAGAGGCGCGTACTCTGGCCCGCACCCGCTCCGCGCTGAAGGATATGCTGGCGCTGGCGCCGACCGAGGTTACGGTGTTCCGCGAGGGTAGCGAGATTAATGTAGCGCCCCACGAGGTAATTCCCGGGGAAACGGTGGTGGTTCGCCCAGGTGGGCGTATCGGCGTTGATGGTGCAATCCTCAGCGGTCGTTCCGCGATCGACGAGAGCGCAATTACCGGCGAGCCAATTCCTGCCGAGAAGCAGGTGGGCGACAAGGTGTTTGCGGGCACGGTAAGCCATAACGGTTACCTTGAGATCCACGCTGAGGGCGTAGGTGCCGATACCACCCTAGCGCGAATCATCCAGCGTGTTGAGGAGGCCCAAGAGGCCAAGGCCCCGACCCAGAGAATGATCGAGCGCTTTGCTAGCTGGTACACGCCGATGATCATCGTTCTGGCGATCGGCGCCTATGTGATATCGAAGGACGTCGCCCTAGCGCTAACGCTGCTGGTAATCGGTTGCCCGGGTGCGTTGGTTATCTCCACACCCATCTCGATAATCGCTGGCATCGGCCGGGCGGCTCGCGACGGGATTTTGATCAAAGGTGGTGAATACTTGGAGACAGCAGGTCGTATCAAAGCTGTTGCTTTCGATAAGACCGGCACCCTCACGGAAGGGCGCCCTGAAGTGATGACGATCACGCCGCTGTCTGGCATTCCAGCACTGCCGACAATAACGGATGAAGGTTCGACCGGCACTCGTTTGCTGCGCTGGGCCGCGCTGGCGGAGAGTGGCTCGGAACACCCCTTAGGTCGGGCGGTCGAGCGCGCCTTGCCAGAGAGCTATGTTGGCCCCCGGGCGGATAGCTTCGATACAGCACCGGGCGGCGGCATCAGTGCCGGCTGGCAGGATCGGAAAGTCGAGATCGGTCGCCCCGATTGGATTGAAACCCGGGTTGAAGAGTGGCCTGCGGCAGCGATTACGGCGCTGGAGGATCTTCATTCACGGGGTGAGACCGCCGCAGCGATCGCCGTCGACGGTGTTGTGATTGGGCTGCTCGGGTTCGCCGATCGCGTTCGCCCCGACGCTGTTGCGGCCTTGCAGGCTCTTCGTAAGACTGGGGTGAAGCGCTTGGTAATGCTCACCGGCGACCATGCCGCCAGCGCATGGCGGGTTGCCCGCGAACTGGGAATTGATGAGGTGCACGCTGGGCTCTTGCCTGAGCAGAAACTCGAAGCTATCAAAAAGATTCAGCGAGAGAGCGGGCCCACGGCGATGGTTGGCGATGGCATCAACGATGCCCCAGCCTTGGCCGCAGCGGATATCGGCATCGCCATGGGGGCCGCCGGAACCGACGTGGCAATCGAGAGCGCCGATATCGCGCTGATGGCGGACGATCTCGGCAAGATTCCCGAAGCAATTGGGCTTGCCCGGGCGACTCTGAACAACATTCGCCAGAACGTAGTGATTGCGCTGCTAACGGTTACCGGTCTCCTCGCCGGGGTGTTCGCCAACGAGGTGCACATGGCCGGTGGCATGTTCATCCACCAGATCTCAGTGCTAGTGGTTGTGGTCAATGGCATGCGGTTGCTACGTGCTCGCCCAGCGGGCGTGCAGAAGGCTCCGCCTGCTGCTCAGCAGCCAGCACGGGCTGTTTAG
- a CDS encoding IS5 family transposase (programmed frameshift), with amino-acid sequence MARLLLRDDQWRRIEPLLHGKASDRGVTAKDNRLFVEAILWIARTGAPWRDLPDAFGRWHTAYMRYNRWCKKGVWQQIFDTLADDPDLEQLMIDGSIVRVHQPGSGKKTAQNTEAMGKSRGGLSTKIHAAVDALGNPVRLVLTPGQASEYGAAPALLDGFSPQAVLGDKGYDSTALRDIIQAVGAEPVIPPKKNRLAHIEVDWHCYKDRNLVERFFQKIKQFRRLSTRYERLARNYQSLLCLVSAVIWLA; translated from the exons ATGGCTCGGCTACTCCTGCGTGATGATCAATGGCGTCGAATTGAGCCCCTCCTTCACGGCAAGGCCTCGGACCGCGGGGTGACAGCCAAGGACAATCGGCTATTCGTAGAAGCCATTCTCTGGATTGCCCGGACAGGCGCTCCCTGGCGCGATCTACCCGACGCCTTTGGTCGTTGGCACACGGCCTATATGCGCTATAACCGCTGGTGTAAGAAGGGGGTATGGCAGCAGATTTTCGACACGTTAGCCGATGATCCCGACCTGGAACAGCTGATGATCGATGGCAGTATTGTCAGGGTCCATCAAC CAGGGAGCGGCAAAAAAACCGCTCAGAACACGGAAGCCATGGGCAAGTCTCGAGGGGGCTTGAGCACCAAGATCCATGCCGCGGTCGATGCGCTGGGTAACCCAGTACGGTTGGTTCTTACACCGGGCCAGGCGTCGGAGTATGGTGCCGCTCCAGCGTTACTAGACGGTTTTTCCCCGCAAGCGGTGCTGGGCGACAAGGGATATGATTCCACTGCTTTGCGGGACATTATTCAGGCCGTGGGTGCAGAGCCGGTGATTCCTCCGAAAAAGAATCGCTTGGCGCACATCGAAGTAGACTGGCACTGCTACAAAGATCGCAATCTGGTAGAGAGGTTCTTTCAGAAAATCAAGCAGTTCAGACGATTGTCTACACGCTATGAGCGACTGGCAAGAAACTACCAGTCACTACTCTGTCTCGTGTCAGCCGTCATATGGCTGGCCTAA
- a CDS encoding IS3 family transposase (programmed frameshift), protein MSQKKANSYTAEFKEAAVKLATESNQPVTQSARELGVNVNTLHTWVDKYSGKREVGSSGQVNDPHLYEELKQLRRENARLKEERELLKKAAAFLRQGISLRYAFIEAHQRAFDTALMCRVFEVSRSGYYEWRSRPPCQRDQQDEALKARIRDHHTQSRATYGTRRIQQTLASEGEAISRRRLARLMREEGLVCKTRRKFKATTNSKHGKPVASNLLNRTFSAAQPDQAYVGDITYIPTREGWLYLAVFIDLYSRAVVGWSMDSRMPASLVHDALTMAVRKRQPENGLLVHSDRGSQYASDSFQWLLKQHDFRCSMSRKGNCWDNAPSESFFHTLKTELVYHEDFRTREKAKQAIFEYIEVFYNRVRLHSSNGYMSPMDYESERRTAA, encoded by the exons ATGAGCCAGAAAAAAGCCAATTCCTATACCGCTGAATTTAAAGAGGCCGCCGTCAAATTGGCGACGGAATCAAATCAACCGGTGACCCAATCTGCCAGGGAGCTGGGCGTTAACGTCAATACGCTGCATACCTGGGTCGACAAGTACTCTGGTAAACGAGAGGTCGGCAGTTCCGGCCAGGTGAATGACCCGCACCTGTATGAAGAGCTGAAACAGCTGCGGCGCGAGAATGCTCGCCTCAAGGAGGAACGCGAACTGCTAAAAAAGGCGGCGGCCT TTCTTCGCCAAGGAATCTCGCTGAGGTACGCCTTCATCGAAGCACACCAGAGAGCGTTCGATACTGCCCTGATGTGCCGAGTGTTTGAGGTGTCTCGCAGTGGTTACTATGAGTGGCGCTCTCGGCCACCCTGCCAGCGAGATCAGCAAGATGAGGCGTTGAAGGCGAGGATCCGAGACCACCATACGCAGAGCCGGGCAACCTACGGCACGCGGCGTATCCAGCAGACACTGGCCAGTGAGGGCGAGGCGATCAGCCGTCGTCGGCTTGCCAGGCTAATGAGAGAGGAAGGCTTGGTGTGTAAGACACGGCGGAAATTTAAGGCGACCACGAATTCAAAGCACGGCAAGCCGGTTGCTTCGAATCTTCTGAATCGCACCTTCTCGGCCGCGCAGCCGGATCAAGCCTATGTCGGTGACATCACCTACATTCCGACACGGGAAGGCTGGCTCTACCTGGCCGTCTTCATCGACCTCTACTCGCGAGCGGTGGTGGGCTGGTCGATGGATAGCCGCATGCCCGCCTCACTGGTACATGATGCGCTGACCATGGCCGTCCGGAAGCGGCAGCCAGAAAATGGGTTGCTGGTACATAGTGACCGAGGTAGCCAGTATGCCTCCGATAGTTTTCAGTGGTTGCTAAAGCAGCATGACTTCCGGTGCAGCATGAGCCGAAAGGGGAATTGCTGGGATAACGCACCCTCCGAGAGCTTCTTTCACACCCTGAAGACTGAGCTGGTGTACCACGAAGATTTCAGAACGCGAGAAAAGGCGAAACAAGCCATTTTCGAGTATATCGAAGTGTTTTATAACCGAGTTCGGCTGCACTCCAGCAACGGCTACATGAGTCCGATGGACTATGAGTCAGAGCGACGAACGGCCGCTTGA